The Actinomyces lilanjuaniae genome segment GATCGTGATCGTCGGCCCGTCCAGCGCCAGCGGGGGGATGATGACGTTGACCCTCTCACCCCCGGGCAGGCGGGCGTCCACCATGGGGCTGGACTCGTCCACGCGGCGGTTGACCGAGGAGACGATCCGGTCGATAAGCTGGTAGAGCTCCGCCTCTGAGGTGAAGCGGGTGGGAACCCGCTCGATGCGGCCCAGACGCTCCACAAAGACGTCCTCCACGCCGTTGACCATGATCTCGGTGATGCTGTGGTCAGCCACCAGCGGCTCCAGCACCCCCAGCCCCACGGCGTCGTCAATAACGCGCTTGATGAGCCACGCCCTGTCCCGGGAGGACATGACCGGCCCCTCCAGGGAGAGGACCCGGGAGAGCACCCGCTCCAGGCGGGCACGCTGCTGCGCCACCTCCAGCCCGGCTACCTCATCCAGGTCGATCTCCTCCAGGAGGCGGGCGCGGTAGGTCGCTACCAGCTCCTCTCGGCCGCCCACCTGCCGCCTGGCACTACCAGCCGACACCGCGCGGTCCCGCAGCGCCATCTCAGTCCTCCGGGAAGTAGGCGGTACGGCTCACCGTGACGTGCTCGGTGGTCAGCATCGGCAAGCCGATGGGGACCCTGGCTGTCACCTCCACGCAGTGGGCGGAGCCGCAGCCGTCCCTCACCGACTCCAGAGTGACCCAGCTAGGAAGCGAGCGCTCTGCGGCCACGGTCGCAGAACGCCCCAGCATCGCGGCCCGGGCACCGTCGCGGGCCGCCGCGCTGACAGAGGTCACGGTGGCGACGGCCAGGAACCCCTGGAGCAGCATGAGCAGCACCAGCACCACGATGGGGACAAAGGCGATCAGCTCGATGTCAAGGACACCGCTCTCGTCACGGCCCAGCCTCCTCAGCAGGCGTCCAGGACGAACCGTGCTCCTGGTCGTAGTGGTCGTCTCAGTCACCCTCTCACTCACCTTCTCAGCCTCCGTCTCGGTCACGGGGCCTGTCACCGGCCCAGTCGCGGGCATGGTCACGGGCATGGTCGCAGGCATGGTCGCGGTCATGGCTGGGCCTCCCACACGATCCCGGCCCTGGCAGAGGTGCTCAGGTCCAGGACGGAGGGCACCGGGACGGTGGCCGTCACCTCACTGGAGGCGCTGCGCTCGATCCTGAGCCCCGAGCGGTAGGGAGCAGGCAGCCGGTCCCTCACCTCACGCTGGACCTCCGCCGTGCTCATGCCGGTCCCGTAGGCGTGGGCCGCCTCCTGTGCCGCGTGGTTGGCCATCATGTAGGACACTCCGTAGCCGAGCAGCTGGACGCACAGCAGCAGCGCGGCCGTAGCCAGGGCAAACACCACCGGGAACTCGACAATCACCTGTCCCCGCTGCCAGCGACGGCTCTTGGCACCGCCACCGCGACGGCGCAGCCGCGAGCCCGGCGCCCCCGCGGCCTCCGGGGGAGGCGCTGAGGCGGCCGCGGCCCCGCTCAGGAGCAAGCTGGTCACGGGCTGGACCGCCTTGGCCAGGGCAGGCACCGTGGCGGTGAGCAATGTGGAGGAGTTCACCGCCACGTCCATCTGCGAGGTCAGGTCCGGGACAGAGGCCGCCAACGGAACCTCGGTCATCCGTGCCGCCATCCTGGGCTGGATCTCGCGCTGCCGGCCACTGCGATTCATCACCATCTCCACGATTCGTCCATGGGCAATGTCAAGTCGGGTGAACGCCTGCGTCAGGCGCCGCACTGAGCGCAGGGCCGGGGCGTCGGGGGTGGCCACCACAAGCACCCGGTCCGCGCAGTCCAGCGCCATGGCCAGGACGTCGTCCATGCGGCTGCCGCAGTCCAGGACCACGTGGTCGAACTGGTAGCGCAGCATGCTGATAATCTGGCGGGTGGCCGCCTCGGTCATAGCCTCCCCTGCCTCGCCGTGCTCCGGGGCAGGTAGCAGGGAGAGCCCGCCCGGCAGCGGGTACATGACCTCGGCGACCTCGCGGGCGCTGGCCTCCGCCGCGATGTCTACCAGGTCGATGACCGAGCGCCGTACGGACAGGCCCGTCATCGCGGCCAGGTCTCCGCCTCGCACGTCCAGGTCCACCAGGCAGGTGCGGACGTGCTGGGCCAGCTGGGCGGCCGCTACCACCGCGATCGTCGAGGTGCCCACCCCGCCCTTGGCCCCGACCACGGCGGTGACGGTGCCCTGCCGCCGAGCGCCGGCCTCCTCCTGCGCTCCGACCTCACGTACCGCCTGGGACCAGGCGAGCACCGGCTGAAGGCGGCTGTAGAGCTCCTCCAGGGAGAGGGGGAGGGTGAGCACGCTGCGGGCACCCGCGTCCATGGCAGCGCTCAGGAGCTCGGTGCTGCGGCTGCGAGCCAGCAGGATGACCGGGACCAGGGGGTAGGAGCGGGCCACCTCCTGCACGACCGCGAGCGCGGAGACGTCGGCGAGGGCCTCGTCGACAAGGACGCAGGAGCCCTCGTCCGTATCCAGGTGCTCGCGCAGACGTGCCAGGGACTCCACCGCTGTGACCTCACCCAGCCCCTCGGCCTCTGCCACCGCCGCAGCCACCTGTCGACGCACAGCCTCCTCACTGGTCAGCAGGTACTGCATCACTGCTCGCCCTCCTCGTCCTCAGCCGGGGCGCCCATCGCGGTGTACTCCGGGTTGACGACCAGGCTGTCGTCGCCCTCGCGGCGCAGCAGGAGCCTCAGCTTGGTGGAGAAGCTCTCCCCGTAGGCCAGCTTGAGCGAGTCGTCCGGGGTCAGGGCGAAGGTGACCGGCACAGCCTCCGACTCGGTGAAGTCGCCGGAGTCGGACTCGTCCTCCACGGTGGTGGCCACCCCTACGTCAGTGACCAGGGCGTTCTGGATGATGACCTCGGCCGTGCGCTGCTCGGTGGTGGGGTCCTCCAGGGTGGTCACGACGTCCACCCGGGCGCCGGAGGTGATCTTGCCGGCCACGCCGGTCTCCGCGTCCACCATGATCGTCACCTCCCGGTACCCCTCCGTCAGCTGTGGGGGGTCCTGGAGCATGCTGGCCTGGAGGACCGCCCCCTGGCTGTAGGAGGAAGCGGCCACCTTCCCCTGGAGCTCACTCAGGTCGTGGACCGCGTCGTCAGGGACCCAGCGCTGGGGTACCTCGACTGCCGTGACGTCCTCAGCCGTGACCTCCTGCAGCTCGTTGACGTCGCCAGACAGCTCCAGGACGGTGGTCACGGGACCGACCTGGGAGGACACGGACTGGACGTAGTTGAGCACCACCACGAAAGTGACCAGGGCGCCCAGGACCGTAGCGAGGATAAGCAGGACGCCGCGTCGTTGGCGTGGATTCATCGTGCCTCCTTTGGTGAGTGGGCAGCGGCAGGTGGCGGTGGCGCGGGGGCGGCAGGTTGCGGCGGCGGGACGGTAGGTGGTGGCACCGGAGCGGCATAGGGCACGGTCTCGTAGGGCCAGGTCCCGCACAGCAGGCAGCCCTCGGAGGTGGCCAGCTGCCCGCAGCGCGGACAGGCTGTCCGGGCAAAGCGCGCCAGCGCCTGGTTGACCAGAGGCTCCGGATCCGCGTCAAGCACCGTCAGCTCCGCCCAGGCCCGCGCCGGCCAGCGCCGGGATCGGGGCAGGACCGGTTCGCGGTGGATCCCGAGCCGGTCAAGGTTGCCAATGACCCGGCCCGAGTCGTCCTGGGCAGCCCAGAGCGCCAGGCGCGTCCCCCTGGGCAGCTCCCAGGTGAGGTCGTTGACCTTGGTGACCACCCCCCGGCCCAGGTCCAGGGCAAAACGTGTTCCTGGCAGCAGGCCCTGCACGTGCTGGCTGAGGCTGGGTGCCGGGCTGGTCAGCCCGCTGACGGACGTCAGCGCGAC includes the following:
- the cpaB gene encoding Flp pilus assembly protein CpaB, producing MNPRQRRGVLLILATVLGALVTFVVVLNYVQSVSSQVGPVTTVLELSGDVNELQEVTAEDVTAVEVPQRWVPDDAVHDLSELQGKVAASSYSQGAVLQASMLQDPPQLTEGYREVTIMVDAETGVAGKITSGARVDVVTTLEDPTTEQRTAEVIIQNALVTDVGVATTVEDESDSGDFTESEAVPVTFALTPDDSLKLAYGESFSTKLRLLLRREGDDSLVVNPEYTAMGAPAEDEEGEQ
- a CDS encoding pilus assembly protein, with product MTATMPATMPVTMPATGPVTGPVTETEAEKVSERVTETTTTTRSTVRPGRLLRRLGRDESGVLDIELIAFVPIVVLVLLMLLQGFLAVATVTSVSAAARDGARAAMLGRSATVAAERSLPSWVTLESVRDGCGSAHCVEVTARVPIGLPMLTTEHVTVSRTAYFPED
- a CDS encoding AAA family ATPase, which translates into the protein MQYLLTSEEAVRRQVAAAVAEAEGLGEVTAVESLARLREHLDTDEGSCVLVDEALADVSALAVVQEVARSYPLVPVILLARSRSTELLSAAMDAGARSVLTLPLSLEELYSRLQPVLAWSQAVREVGAQEEAGARRQGTVTAVVGAKGGVGTSTIAVVAAAQLAQHVRTCLVDLDVRGGDLAAMTGLSVRRSVIDLVDIAAEASAREVAEVMYPLPGGLSLLPAPEHGEAGEAMTEAATRQIISMLRYQFDHVVLDCGSRMDDVLAMALDCADRVLVVATPDAPALRSVRRLTQAFTRLDIAHGRIVEMVMNRSGRQREIQPRMAARMTEVPLAASVPDLTSQMDVAVNSSTLLTATVPALAKAVQPVTSLLLSGAAAASAPPPEAAGAPGSRLRRRGGGAKSRRWQRGQVIVEFPVVFALATAALLLCVQLLGYGVSYMMANHAAQEAAHAYGTGMSTAEVQREVRDRLPAPYRSGLRIERSASSEVTATVPVPSVLDLSTSARAGIVWEAQP